One Deltaproteobacteria bacterium genomic window carries:
- a CDS encoding DUF933 domain-containing protein: MKLGLIGFPQVGKRTLFRLLTGKESEPENGKGEAQGLARVRDERFERLVEIYRPRVETPAQIEFSLLPDLEKQAERNTRIWRVLEKVDVICHLVRAFPEDTVFHVAGSVDPRRDITALNEELRLNDLLFIEKRIERGFIQAEVIKYEDLIQLGNEQKVREEGKLLQKGRDYVVEDGDIINFLFNV; the protein is encoded by the coding sequence GTTGGCAAACGCACGCTCTTTCGCTTGCTGACGGGAAAAGAAAGCGAACCGGAAAACGGCAAGGGAGAAGCCCAGGGATTGGCCCGCGTCCGTGACGAGCGTTTCGAGCGTCTGGTCGAGATCTATCGGCCGCGAGTGGAAACGCCGGCCCAGATCGAATTCTCTCTCCTACCGGACCTGGAAAAACAGGCAGAGCGCAATACCCGGATCTGGCGCGTTCTCGAGAAGGTGGACGTCATCTGCCATCTCGTGCGGGCTTTTCCGGAAGATACGGTTTTTCATGTTGCCGGCTCCGTCGACCCTCGCCGCGATATTACGGCCCTGAACGAAGAATTACGGCTGAATGATCTGCTCTTCATCGAGAAACGGATCGAGCGCGGCTTCATCCAGGCTGAGGTCATCAAATACGAAGATCTTATTCAGCTGGGCAACGAGCAGAAGGTCCGCGAGGAGGGAAAACTGCTGCAGAAAGGCCGGGACTACGTTGTGGAGGACGGGGATATCATCAATTTCTTGTTCAATGTATAA